In Rhizoctonia solani chromosome 7, complete sequence, one DNA window encodes the following:
- a CDS encoding CAP-Gly domain protein, translating to MRTDDERVAQLEKEIEQLRAEVRDKTASIAEEAAVLNAAIERGANSSVDDVHKAKQEAETRLSEVEAKLKDTESRLTELETQRQAADAKLVEAEERPKRQRPNGPRPNPPHLQRRLGTLEDQLEDARAQAEREDESARSRIAKAKEGEQAAWKEVGQGQDEELVEALREGAVTLEAARGDVEGLRAEVADLESLKTPGTQEGDGQPVEVVQLKRELEDIKKALEVAKKNEADLRATLEGLEKDKTEGLEQRAAEHQKTVSELQKKGTSAEQLRAESPNTRRDSVDSDSSRGPGKREQMLVSSTHIITGLEEEIRQWGSKYAMLEQENKLLESGTEQLQVVRDGELEATIDDKLDTKAEGTDGERIKRIETENELMKTKITEMEQKHARVVLDLNKEITELENLVESKIYREDDLERELERYKEKLARAQRPSGESMLTNGTSKSKSNIKVVTTMADRCELCESKDHDGMDCPLLHDGAAIGKDKKGWCADCEEFGHEVDECPNSQEVF from the exons ATGCGGACCGACGACGAACGCGTTGCCCAGCTCGAAAAGGAGATTGAACAGCTCCGGGCCGAGGTACGCGACAAGACTGCGTCGATTGCAGAAGAGGCCGCCGTTTTGAACGCGGCGATCGAACGCG GTGCCAACTCTTCGGTGGACGATGTGCACAAGGCCAAGCAGGAAGCTGAAACCCGCTTGAGCGAGGTGGAAGCCAAGCTAAAGGATACCGAGTCTCGTCTGACCGAGTTGGAGACCCAACGCCAAGCAGCAGACGCCAAACTCGTGGAAGCGGAAGAAAGGCCAAAGAGGCAGAGACCAAACGGTCCGAGGCCGAATCCGCCCCACCTCCAACGCCGGCTCGGTACGCTCGAGGACCAGCTCGAGGACGCGCGCGCGCAGGCCGAGCGCGAAGACGAGTCGGCGCGATCGCGGATCGCCAAGGCGAAAGAGGGCGAACAGGCGGCGTGGAAAGA GGTTGGCCAAGGCCAAGATGAGGAACTGGTCGAGGCGCTTAGGGAAGGTGCTGTCACGCTCGAAGCCGCGCGCGGGGATGTGGAGGGGCTGAGAGCTGAAGTGGCG GACCTTGAGAGTCTGAAGACTCCGGGAACTCAAGAGGGCGATGGTCAGCCTGTCGAAGTTGTTCAGCTCAAGAGGGAGCTCGAGGACATTAAAAAGGCGCTCGAGGTGGCCAAGAAGAACGAGGCGGATCTGCGCGCTACCCTCGAAGGACTCGAAAAGGACAAGACCGAGGGT TTGGAACAGCGTGCGGCAGAGCACCAGAAGACGGTCTCTGAGCTTCAAAAGAAGGGAACTAGCGCTGAACAG CTACGTGCAGAAAGCCCCAACACTCGCCGAGACAGTGTCGATTCTGATTCGTCGCGGGGGCCTGGCAAGAGGGAACAGATGCTGGTCTCAAGTAC GCATATTATCACTGGTCTCGAAGAAGAGATCCGCCAATGGGGTTCAAAGTATGCTATGCTCGAGCAAGAGAACAAGTTGCTCGAGAGCGGAACTGAGCAACTCCAAGTTGTAC GCGATGGAGAACTTGAAGCTACGATTGACGACAAGCTCGATACCAAGGCAGAAGGAACAGATGGGGAGAGAATCAAGCGCATAGAG ACGGAGAATGAATTAATGAAGACAAAGATTACAGAAATGGAACAGAAACATGCACGTGTAGTATTGGATTTGAACAAGGAGATTACAGAATTAGAGAACTTGGTCGAGTCCAAG ATCTATCGCGAAGACGATCTTGAACGTGAATTGGAGCGGTACAAGGAGAAACTTGCGCGTGCGCAAAGGCCATCTGGCGAGTCGATGCTTACCAACGGCacgtccaagtccaagtcgaACATCAAGGTTGTGACGACCATGGCAGACCGGTGCGAGCTTTGCGAGTCCAAG GACCATGATGGAATGGACTGCCCTCTGTTGCATGATGGCG CCGCGATTGGCAAGGACAAGAAGGGATGGTGCGCCGACTGCGAAGAATTCGGACACGAAGTCGACGAATGTCCAAACTCGCAGGAAGTATTCTAA